The proteins below come from a single Agromyces flavus genomic window:
- the sepH gene encoding septation protein SepH — MQELKVIGVENGALVAASDDGARFRIEIDEVLQSRIRHAVPPAETGPKLSPREVQAHIRSGLSAEEVAELTGASVDYIRRFEGPVIAEREHVVTSALAVPVHAAEHSDSDEPASFGTVVRERLAGLGAHGERWASWKDEERGWMVKLEFTADGIDHDARWSFEHRKQALHPQNADAMTLSRHGEVRGGMIPRLRAVAPDDEQSRFDSGAFTFDVPDVANDDTAPQPDLVGPRQQPAPAPASSPAVARAAIKRADEPEPPSGETADLLEALRRRRGEREASGSVERMPPPSPVAPASSIRADVPAAEPAPASPSGSASSSAEDVPAPESPVGAAARALWGGKAASQAPRAKKGRAAMPSWDEIVFGARSDDDLA, encoded by the coding sequence ATGCAGGAACTGAAGGTGATCGGTGTCGAGAACGGCGCCCTCGTCGCGGCCTCCGATGACGGGGCGCGATTCCGGATCGAGATCGACGAGGTGCTGCAGTCCCGCATCCGTCACGCGGTGCCGCCGGCCGAGACGGGTCCGAAGCTGTCGCCCCGCGAAGTGCAGGCGCACATCCGCTCCGGGCTGTCGGCCGAAGAGGTCGCCGAGCTGACGGGTGCGTCCGTCGACTACATCCGCCGCTTCGAGGGGCCGGTGATCGCCGAGCGCGAACACGTGGTCACCTCGGCACTCGCGGTCCCCGTGCATGCCGCCGAGCACAGCGATTCCGACGAGCCGGCGTCGTTCGGCACGGTCGTGCGCGAGCGCCTGGCCGGCCTCGGCGCCCACGGCGAACGGTGGGCCAGCTGGAAGGACGAGGAGCGCGGCTGGATGGTCAAGCTCGAGTTCACGGCCGACGGCATCGACCACGACGCGCGGTGGTCGTTCGAGCACCGCAAGCAGGCGCTGCATCCGCAGAACGCCGACGCGATGACCCTCTCCCGGCACGGCGAGGTGCGCGGCGGCATGATCCCGCGCCTGCGCGCGGTCGCGCCCGATGACGAGCAGTCCCGGTTCGACAGCGGGGCCTTCACGTTCGACGTCCCGGATGTCGCGAACGACGACACCGCACCGCAGCCCGATCTCGTCGGGCCGCGCCAGCAGCCGGCACCCGCTCCCGCGTCCAGCCCGGCCGTCGCACGGGCGGCCATCAAGCGCGCCGACGAGCCCGAGCCGCCGAGCGGCGAGACCGCCGACCTGCTCGAGGCGCTGCGGCGTCGGCGGGGCGAGCGCGAGGCGAGCGGCTCGGTCGAGCGGATGCCACCGCCGTCGCCGGTCGCGCCCGCATCGTCGATCCGCGCCGACGTGCCCGCCGCCGAACCCGCTCCGGCCTCGCCGTCCGGGTCCGCGTCTTCGTCCGCCGAGGACGTTCCCGCGCCCGAGAGTCCGGTGGGTGCCGCGGCCCGTGCGCTGTGGGGCGGCAAGGCCGCGAGCCAGGCGCCGCGTGCGAAGAAGGGTCGCGCCGCGATGCCGAGCTGGGACGAGATCGTCTTCGGCGCGCGCAGCGACGACGACCTGGCCTAG
- a CDS encoding DUF4193 domain-containing protein, with protein sequence MATDYDAPRKTEDDSESIEALKERVPDKMSGVVDVEDADNPGSFDLAGADLSDVELDVVVLPPQADEFTCVNCFLVKHRSQIDHETKLGPICLECAA encoded by the coding sequence ATGGCAACGGATTACGACGCGCCGCGGAAGACCGAAGACGACTCCGAGTCGATCGAGGCCCTCAAGGAGCGCGTGCCCGACAAGATGTCGGGTGTCGTCGACGTCGAGGACGCCGACAACCCCGGCAGCTTCGACCTGGCGGGTGCCGACCTGTCCGACGTCGAGCTCGATGTCGTCGTGCTCCCGCCGCAGGCCGACGAGTTCACCTGCGTGAACTGCTTCCTCGTGAAGCACCGCTCGCAGATCGACCACGAGACGAAGCTCGGTCCGATCTGCCTGGAGTGCGCCGCCTAG
- a CDS encoding DUF3093 domain-containing protein gives MPEYRERLWPTPWIYLTSLLLIPASILVLAPVSVPAGIVTGVLMYAAVAGSLSFTAPVIEVADRMFRAGRAEIPLEYTGIAIPALDEAARTERGTGLDARAFLVIRGWIRDVVRVPITDAADPAPYWLVSSRHPNELAAAINGSRRPRVEEEQA, from the coding sequence ATGCCCGAGTACCGCGAACGGCTGTGGCCGACGCCCTGGATCTACCTGACGAGCCTGCTGCTGATCCCCGCGAGCATCCTGGTGCTCGCGCCCGTTTCGGTCCCGGCGGGCATCGTCACCGGCGTGCTCATGTATGCGGCGGTCGCGGGCTCGCTGTCGTTCACCGCACCGGTGATCGAGGTCGCCGACCGGATGTTCCGTGCCGGACGTGCCGAGATCCCGCTCGAGTACACGGGCATCGCGATTCCGGCGCTCGACGAGGCGGCACGCACGGAACGCGGCACCGGCCTGGATGCGCGTGCGTTCCTCGTCATCCGAGGGTGGATCCGCGACGTCGTGCGCGTGCCGATCACCGATGCGGCCGATCCGGCGCCGTACTGGCTGGTCTCGTCGCGCCATCCGAATGAACTGGCCGCCGCGATCAACGGATCGCGACGGCCACGGGTCGAAGAGGAGCAGGCCTAG
- the dut gene encoding dUTP diphosphatase — protein MTDSVDVLITADRLPAYAHPGDAGADLHAAEAVVLEPGERATVGTGVAIALPDGYVAFVVPRSGLAFKHGITIVNAPGTVDAGYRGEIKVALLNTDARDAYRIEAGDRIAQLVVMPVSRARFVEVERLPGSLRGEGGFGSTGFGAHQSGVHA, from the coding sequence GTGACCGATTCCGTCGATGTGCTGATCACGGCCGACCGCCTGCCCGCGTACGCCCACCCGGGCGATGCGGGCGCCGACCTCCACGCCGCCGAAGCGGTGGTGCTGGAGCCGGGGGAGCGGGCGACGGTCGGAACCGGGGTCGCGATCGCGCTGCCCGATGGGTACGTCGCCTTCGTGGTGCCGCGATCGGGCCTGGCCTTCAAGCACGGCATCACGATCGTCAACGCGCCGGGCACCGTCGATGCGGGCTACCGCGGCGAGATCAAGGTCGCGCTGCTGAACACCGACGCGCGCGACGCGTACCGGATCGAGGCGGGCGACCGCATCGCCCAGCTCGTCGTCATGCCGGTCAGTCGCGCGCGGTTCGTCGAGGTCGAACGGCTTCCGGGCAGCTTGCGCGGCGAGGGCGGATTCGGGTCCACCGGTTTCGGGGCACACCAGTCAGGAGTACACGCGTGA
- a CDS encoding DUF3710 domain-containing protein, with product MSDIENIDDIPVDHPKSAPADRATNGPLDEAEANPVRPYVDLGGVKVLPREGLHLRLEVEEGTKRVVAVGLDYANSTLQVQPFAAPRSSGLWHEIRDQIAEQIARQGGTTTVREGSFGPELLAQIPVATPDGQAGQMRLARFIGVDGPRWFLRGVIAGEAAADPVAAAKVEDLFRSIVVVRGTTPMPPRDLIPLRMPAPSSGGPTA from the coding sequence GTGAGCGACATCGAGAACATCGACGACATCCCCGTCGATCACCCCAAGTCCGCGCCCGCCGACCGGGCGACGAACGGTCCCCTCGACGAGGCCGAGGCCAATCCGGTCCGCCCGTACGTCGACCTCGGCGGCGTCAAGGTGCTGCCCCGCGAGGGCCTGCACCTGCGCCTCGAGGTCGAGGAGGGCACCAAGCGCGTCGTGGCGGTCGGACTCGACTACGCCAACTCGACCCTGCAGGTCCAGCCGTTCGCCGCGCCGCGTTCGAGCGGGCTGTGGCACGAGATCCGCGACCAGATCGCCGAGCAGATCGCACGCCAGGGCGGCACGACGACGGTCCGCGAGGGATCCTTCGGGCCGGAGCTGCTGGCTCAGATCCCCGTCGCCACGCCCGACGGCCAGGCCGGCCAGATGCGCCTCGCCCGGTTCATCGGCGTCGACGGACCCCGCTGGTTCCTCCGCGGCGTGATCGCCGGCGAGGCGGCGGCCGACCCGGTCGCCGCGGCCAAGGTCGAGGACCTGTTCCGTTCCATCGTCGTGGTGCGCGGCACCACGCCGATGCCGCCGCGCGACCTGATCCCGCTTCGCATGCCGGCACCGTCCTCCGGCGGTCCGACGGCGTGA
- a CDS encoding DUF3159 domain-containing protein, giving the protein MTDEQRDARSEPDVPGGDASPSGASPSDELSQSLAAAAERSGLGRIAREDSLTPADLIGALGGIRGLAEAILPGLVFLIVYTFTRELVWALVASVGLAVVFTIVRFITRSQPTQAIAGLIGVGASAALSLWTGRAEDNYVLGFYTNAAYATALLVSLLVRWPLVGLVVGFLMGDGTEWRRRKRTYRAMQFLTLVWLGMFVARLLVQVPFYFAGNVEALGATRLLMGVPLYALLLVFSWLVVRAVYPAKQAAAE; this is encoded by the coding sequence GTGACCGACGAGCAGCGCGACGCCCGGTCCGAGCCCGATGTCCCCGGCGGGGACGCCTCGCCGTCGGGCGCGTCGCCCTCCGACGAACTGAGCCAGTCGCTCGCGGCGGCCGCGGAGCGCTCGGGGCTCGGGCGGATCGCGCGTGAGGACTCGCTCACGCCGGCCGACCTCATCGGGGCGCTCGGCGGCATCCGCGGGCTCGCCGAGGCCATCCTTCCCGGCCTGGTCTTCCTGATCGTCTACACGTTCACCCGCGAACTCGTGTGGGCGCTGGTCGCGTCCGTCGGACTCGCGGTCGTCTTCACGATCGTGCGCTTCATCACCCGAAGCCAGCCGACGCAGGCCATCGCGGGCCTCATCGGCGTGGGGGCGTCGGCGGCGCTGTCGCTGTGGACGGGTCGGGCGGAGGACAACTACGTCCTCGGCTTCTACACCAACGCCGCGTACGCGACCGCCCTCCTGGTGTCCCTGCTCGTGCGCTGGCCGCTCGTCGGACTGGTCGTCGGCTTCCTCATGGGCGACGGCACCGAGTGGCGACGCCGCAAGCGCACCTATCGGGCCATGCAGTTCCTGACGCTCGTGTGGCTGGGCATGTTCGTCGCCCGCCTGCTCGTCCAGGTTCCGTTCTACTTCGCGGGGAACGTCGAGGCGCTCGGCGCCACGCGCCTGCTGATGGGCGTCCCGTTGTACGCGCTGCTGCTGGTGTTCTCGTGGCTCGTGGTCCGCGCCGTCTACCCGGCGAAGCAGGCCGCCGCCGAGTGA
- the acnA gene encoding aconitate hydratase AcnA has product MSAVNSFGAKDTLQVGDTSYEIYRIDTVAGHEKLPFSLKVLLENLLRTEDGANVTKDQIEALGSWVPTAEPDTEIQFTPARVVMQDFTGVPCIVDLATMREAVSSLGGDPNKINPLAPAEMVIDHSVIADLFGRPDAFERNVEIEYERNGERYQFLRWGQTAFDDFKVVPPGTGIVHQVNIEYLARVTFTREVGGALQAYPDTCVGTDSHTTMVNGLGVLGWGVGGIEAEAAMLGQPVSMLIPKVVGFKLSGEIPMGVTATDVVLTITDMLRKHGVVGKFVEFYGSGVASVPLANRATIGNMSPEFGSTAAIFPIDDVTIDYLRLTGRSDEQLALVEAYSKAQKLWHDADNEPVFSEYLELDLSTVVPSIAGPKRPQDRIVLADAKGQFEKDLTNYADVEHDLVDLEVAESFPASDPPGNTPEDEHNLHVHHHHSHAPKTASKPTQVQGADGTSYTLDHGAVTIAAITSCTNTSNPSVMLAAGLLARNAVKKGLKAKPWVKTTLAPGSKVVTEYYEKSGLTKDLEDLGFYTVGYGCTTCIGNSGPLIEEVSAAVQQNDLAVTAVLSGNRNFEGRINPDVKMNYLASPPLVIAYSLAGSMNFDFESDPLGQDSDGNDVFLKDIWPDAAEVQKTIDESINEEMFTRQYASVFEGDERWRNLPTPTGATFEWDAESTYVRKPPYFDGMALEITPVTDIAGARVLAKLGDSVTTDHISPAGSIKADSPAGQYLTEHGVDRKDFNSYGSRRGNHEVMIRGTFANIRLKNQLLDGVEGGYTRDFTQAGGPQSFIYDASMNYQAQGTPLVIFGGKEYGSGSSRDWAAKGTNLLGVKAVITESFERIHRSNLIGMGVVPLQFPAGESADSLGLDGTEIVSITGLEQLNEGVTPKTVHVVAEPSEQSPEGKATVEFDAVVRIDTPGEADYYRNGGILQYVLRSLV; this is encoded by the coding sequence GTGTCTGCAGTGAACAGTTTCGGAGCGAAGGACACGCTCCAAGTCGGGGACACCTCCTACGAGATCTACCGGATCGACACCGTCGCCGGGCACGAGAAGCTCCCCTTCAGCCTGAAGGTGCTCCTCGAGAACCTGCTCCGCACCGAAGACGGCGCGAACGTCACCAAGGACCAGATCGAGGCCCTCGGGTCGTGGGTGCCGACGGCCGAGCCCGACACCGAGATCCAGTTCACGCCCGCGCGCGTGGTCATGCAGGACTTCACCGGCGTGCCCTGCATCGTCGACCTCGCCACCATGCGCGAGGCGGTGTCCTCGCTCGGCGGCGACCCCAACAAGATCAACCCGCTCGCGCCGGCCGAGATGGTCATCGACCACTCCGTCATCGCCGACCTCTTCGGGCGCCCCGACGCGTTCGAGCGCAACGTCGAGATCGAGTACGAGCGCAACGGTGAGCGCTACCAGTTCCTGCGCTGGGGCCAGACCGCGTTCGACGACTTCAAGGTCGTCCCGCCGGGCACGGGCATCGTGCACCAGGTGAACATCGAGTACCTCGCCCGCGTCACCTTCACGCGCGAAGTCGGCGGGGCGCTGCAGGCCTACCCCGACACCTGCGTCGGCACCGACTCGCACACCACGATGGTCAACGGCCTCGGCGTGCTCGGCTGGGGCGTCGGCGGGATCGAGGCCGAGGCCGCGATGCTCGGCCAGCCCGTCTCGATGCTCATCCCCAAGGTCGTCGGCTTCAAGCTGTCGGGCGAGATCCCCATGGGCGTCACGGCGACCGACGTCGTGCTCACGATCACCGACATGCTGCGCAAGCACGGCGTCGTGGGCAAGTTCGTCGAGTTCTACGGCTCGGGCGTGGCATCCGTGCCCCTCGCCAACCGGGCGACGATCGGCAACATGAGCCCCGAGTTCGGCTCGACCGCCGCGATCTTCCCGATCGACGACGTCACGATCGACTACCTGCGCCTCACCGGCCGCAGCGACGAGCAGCTCGCGCTCGTCGAGGCCTACTCCAAGGCGCAGAAGCTCTGGCACGACGCCGACAACGAGCCGGTGTTCTCCGAGTACCTCGAGCTCGACCTCTCCACCGTGGTCCCCTCGATCGCGGGTCCGAAGCGTCCGCAGGACCGCATCGTCCTCGCCGACGCCAAGGGGCAGTTCGAGAAGGACCTCACCAACTACGCCGACGTCGAGCACGACCTGGTCGACCTCGAGGTCGCAGAGTCGTTCCCCGCGTCCGACCCGCCCGGCAACACGCCCGAGGACGAGCACAACCTGCACGTGCACCACCACCACTCGCACGCACCCAAGACGGCCTCGAAGCCGACGCAGGTGCAGGGGGCGGATGGCACGAGCTACACGCTCGACCACGGCGCGGTGACCATCGCGGCGATCACGTCGTGCACGAACACGTCGAACCCGTCGGTCATGCTCGCGGCGGGCCTGCTCGCGCGCAACGCCGTGAAGAAGGGCCTCAAGGCCAAGCCGTGGGTGAAGACCACGCTCGCTCCCGGCTCGAAGGTCGTCACCGAGTACTACGAGAAGTCCGGTCTCACCAAGGACCTCGAGGACCTCGGCTTCTACACCGTCGGCTACGGCTGCACGACGTGCATCGGCAACTCCGGCCCCCTCATCGAGGAGGTCTCGGCGGCGGTGCAGCAGAACGACCTCGCCGTCACCGCCGTGCTCTCGGGCAACCGCAACTTCGAGGGCCGCATCAACCCCGACGTGAAGATGAACTACCTCGCGAGCCCGCCGCTCGTGATCGCATACTCGCTCGCGGGGTCGATGAACTTCGACTTCGAGTCCGACCCGCTCGGCCAGGACTCCGACGGCAACGACGTCTTCCTGAAGGACATCTGGCCCGACGCCGCCGAGGTGCAGAAGACCATCGACGAGTCGATCAACGAGGAGATGTTCACGCGCCAGTACGCGAGCGTCTTCGAGGGCGACGAGCGGTGGCGCAACCTGCCGACGCCGACCGGCGCGACCTTCGAGTGGGACGCCGAGTCGACCTACGTCCGCAAGCCTCCGTACTTCGACGGGATGGCGCTCGAGATCACGCCGGTCACCGACATCGCGGGCGCGCGCGTGCTCGCCAAGCTCGGCGACTCGGTGACGACCGACCACATCTCGCCGGCCGGTTCGATCAAGGCCGACAGCCCGGCGGGCCAGTACCTGACCGAGCACGGCGTCGACCGCAAGGACTTCAACTCCTACGGCTCGCGTCGCGGCAACCACGAGGTCATGATCCGCGGCACCTTCGCGAACATCCGCCTGAAGAACCAGCTCCTCGACGGCGTCGAGGGCGGGTACACGCGCGACTTCACGCAGGCGGGCGGCCCCCAGTCGTTCATCTACGACGCGTCGATGAACTACCAGGCGCAGGGCACGCCGCTGGTGATCTTCGGCGGCAAGGAATACGGCTCGGGCTCGAGTCGCGACTGGGCCGCGAAGGGCACGAACCTGCTCGGCGTCAAGGCCGTCATCACCGAGAGCTTCGAGCGGATCCACCGCTCGAACCTCATCGGCATGGGCGTCGTGCCGCTGCAGTTCCCAGCCGGCGAGTCGGCCGACTCGCTGGGCCTCGACGGCACCGAGATCGTCTCGATCACGGGGCTCGAGCAGCTCAACGAGGGGGTCACGCCCAAGACGGTCCACGTGGTCGCCGAGCCGAGCGAGCAGTCGCCAGAGGGCAAGGCGACGGTCGAGTT